In Bacteroidota bacterium, the following are encoded in one genomic region:
- the paaJ gene encoding phenylacetate-CoA oxygenase subunit PaaJ — translation MVINEALIWNLLTEVPDPEVPAINVVELGVVRSVEIKQEAVCITITPTYTGCPAMKTIEQDIIQRLKEAQIIDIEIKTILTPAWTTDWIKEEAREKLRVYGIAPPEHSSADKNSILGKTKTINCPLCGSRDTIMQSQFGSTACKALYKCKSCLEPFDYFKCI, via the coding sequence ATGGTAATTAATGAAGCATTAATATGGAATTTATTAACTGAGGTCCCGGATCCTGAAGTTCCTGCTATTAATGTTGTTGAGCTTGGTGTTGTTAGGTCGGTTGAAATAAAGCAGGAAGCTGTTTGCATTACAATCACCCCTACTTATACGGGATGCCCTGCTATGAAAACCATTGAACAAGACATCATACAAAGACTTAAAGAAGCCCAAATAATTGATATTGAAATTAAAACTATTTTAACCCCTGCCTGGACAACTGATTGGATAAAGGAGGAGGCAAGAGAAAAACTAAGAGTATATGGAATTGCGCCTCCTGAACACTCTTCAGCTGATAAAAATTCTATTTTGGGAAAAACAAAAACTATTAATTGTCCTTTATGCGGTTCGCGTGATACAATTATGCAAAGTCAATTCGGCTCCACCGCTTGTAAGGCTTTATATAAATGCAAAAGTTGCCTTGAACCTTTTGATTACTTTAAATGTATTTGA
- the paaC gene encoding phenylacetate-CoA oxygenase subunit PaaC — MTELNKAVFEFCLRLGDSSLIIGHRLSEWCGHGPVLEEDIALINIALDHIGRSRNLLTYAGQVEGKNRTEDDLAYHRNERQFRNLLLTEFPNTDFAYTIARQFFFDTYSFFLYQDLKNSKDETIAAIAEKALKEITYHLRHSSEWMLRLGDGTKESKDKIQNAVNALWRYTGEMFMMDQVDEFLLNEGIALDMNKVKLKWEEKVSDVLNRATLYKPADVYMQEGSKKGLHTEHLGFLLAEMQYLPRTHAEAKW, encoded by the coding sequence ATGACTGAATTAAATAAAGCAGTATTCGAGTTTTGCTTGCGTTTAGGAGATAGCTCTTTAATAATAGGACATCGCCTATCAGAATGGTGTGGACATGGACCTGTTTTGGAAGAGGATATTGCATTGATTAATATTGCATTAGACCATATTGGAAGATCTAGAAATTTATTGACTTATGCCGGTCAGGTTGAAGGAAAAAACAGGACTGAAGATGATTTAGCCTACCACAGAAACGAAAGGCAGTTCAGAAACCTTCTTTTAACTGAATTCCCCAATACTGATTTTGCATATACTATTGCCAGGCAGTTTTTCTTTGATACGTATTCTTTTTTTCTTTATCAGGATTTAAAAAACAGTAAGGATGAAACAATTGCTGCAATAGCTGAAAAGGCATTAAAAGAAATAACTTATCATTTAAGACACAGCAGCGAATGGATGTTACGCCTAGGTGACGGAACTAAGGAGAGTAAGGATAAAATTCAAAATGCAGTAAATGCACTTTGGAGATATACCGGAGAAATGTTTATGATGGACCAGGTAGATGAATTTTTGCTTAATGAAGGCATTGCTTTGGACATGAATAAGGTGAAATTAAAATGGGAAGAAAAAGTTTCAGATGTTCTTAATCGCGCCACCCTTTACAAACCTGCTGATGTTTATATGCAGGAGGGAAGCAAAAAAGGATTGCATACTGAACATCTTGGTTTCCTGCTTGCTGAAATGCAATACCTGCCGCGCACTCATGCTGAAGCTAAATGGTAA
- the paaB gene encoding 1,2-phenylacetyl-CoA epoxidase subunit B, which translates to MSETTINNPQGKLWEVFVQANPGIPHKHAGSLHAPDGETALQNARDVYTRRSEGISIWVVPSEVIIASTSEDSGSFFDPADDKAYRHPTFYAIPDGVKYL; encoded by the coding sequence ATGTCTGAGACAACAATTAACAATCCTCAAGGGAAATTATGGGAAGTTTTTGTACAAGCAAATCCTGGAATTCCTCACAAACATGCTGGAAGTCTTCATGCACCGGATGGTGAAACTGCACTTCAGAATGCTAGAGATGTATATACCCGCAGAAGTGAAGGAATAAGTATTTGGGTTGTCCCTTCTGAAGTAATCATTGCTTCTACTAGTGAGGATAGTGGATCATTTTTCGATCCGGCTGATGATAAGGCTTATCGTCATCCAACTTTTTATGCCATTCCAGATGGTGTGAAATATTTATAA
- a CDS encoding hotdog fold thioesterase has translation MTKNKHQEKIVGNMYSGDLFSQWLGIEVLEVSEGYCKLKLKVRKEMLNGFSILHGGVTFSLADTALAFASNSRGKISVSTEASISFIDKVNENDFLTAVAQEASLSEKTGVYFITVSNQNNKKVALFKGTVHRTGKEWFSK, from the coding sequence ATGACCAAAAATAAACATCAGGAAAAAATCGTTGGCAATATGTATTCTGGAGATTTATTTAGTCAGTGGTTAGGAATAGAGGTTTTAGAAGTATCTGAGGGTTATTGTAAGCTAAAATTAAAAGTACGCAAAGAAATGCTCAATGGATTTTCAATTTTGCATGGCGGTGTTACATTTTCACTAGCTGATACAGCCCTTGCATTCGCTTCTAATTCTAGGGGAAAGATAAGTGTTTCCACTGAGGCTTCGATTTCCTTTATTGATAAGGTGAACGAAAATGACTTTTTAACCGCAGTAGCTCAAGAAGCAAGTCTTTCAGAAAAAACAGGTGTTTATTTTATTACTGTAAGCAATCAAAACAATAAAAAAGTTGCCCTTTTTAAGGGAACTGTACATCGTACAGGAAAAGAATGGTTTTCGAAATAA
- the pcaF gene encoding 3-oxoadipyl-CoA thiolase, with translation MKEAFIIDAIRTPVGNFTGSLSAVRTDDLAALAISALMERNKQIDPAAIEDVIMGCANQAGEDNRNVARMAVLLAGLPHTVPGETVNRLCASGLSATINASRAIMSAEGDIFIAGGVEGMTRGPWVISKTASPFGREAQMFDSSFGWRFINPKMQEIYGVDGMGETAENLAEMYSINREDQDLFAYNSQLKATRAQLAGRFEKEIIEVKIPQKKGDPILFNKDEFIKPNTSLEILSKLKPAFRKNGTVTAGNASGLNDGAAAILLASENAIKQFGIVPKARIVASAVAGVEPRIMGIGPVQAANKALKRAGLTMADMDIIELNEAFAAQSLACIRAWKMDDNDPRINPNGGAIALGHPLGMSGARLLQTAAIELWEQNKKYALCTMCIGVGQGYAVIIERV, from the coding sequence ATGAAAGAAGCTTTTATTATAGATGCAATTAGAACTCCTGTTGGAAATTTCACTGGAAGTTTATCAGCAGTTAGAACAGATGATTTAGCAGCACTGGCAATTTCTGCATTAATGGAACGTAACAAGCAAATTGATCCGGCAGCCATAGAGGATGTTATTATGGGTTGCGCAAATCAAGCTGGTGAGGACAACCGTAATGTAGCAAGAATGGCTGTACTTTTAGCCGGACTTCCTCATACTGTCCCTGGAGAAACGGTTAACCGTTTATGTGCTTCCGGATTGTCAGCTACAATTAATGCATCCAGAGCTATAATGAGCGCTGAAGGTGATATATTCATTGCAGGAGGGGTAGAAGGAATGACTCGCGGGCCTTGGGTTATTTCCAAAACTGCATCCCCTTTTGGACGTGAAGCACAAATGTTTGATTCAAGTTTTGGATGGCGTTTTATTAATCCTAAAATGCAGGAAATATATGGCGTTGATGGAATGGGTGAAACTGCAGAAAATCTGGCTGAAATGTATTCAATTAATAGAGAAGATCAGGATCTATTTGCATACAATTCGCAATTAAAAGCTACCAGAGCCCAATTGGCTGGCAGATTCGAAAAAGAAATAATTGAAGTGAAAATCCCTCAAAAAAAAGGTGATCCAATTCTTTTTAATAAGGATGAATTTATTAAACCTAACACTTCATTAGAAATCCTGAGCAAATTAAAACCCGCTTTTAGGAAAAACGGTACGGTAACCGCTGGAAATGCTTCTGGTTTAAATGATGGAGCTGCTGCAATTTTGCTTGCATCTGAAAATGCAATAAAACAATTTGGAATTGTTCCTAAAGCAAGAATTGTTGCATCGGCCGTAGCAGGTGTTGAACCAAGAATAATGGGAATTGGGCCAGTACAGGCTGCCAACAAAGCATTAAAAAGGGCAGGATTAACCATGGCTGATATGGATATTATAGAATTAAATGAAGCCTTTGCCGCCCAGTCCCTGGCCTGTATCAGAGCATGGAAAATGGATGATAATGATCCGCGTATTAACCCTAACGGTGGAGCAATTGCTTTGGGTCATCCTCTTGGGATGTCCGGGGCTAGATTATTACAAACTGCTGCTATTGAACTTTGGGAACAAAATAAAAAATATGCCCTTTGCACCATGTGTATCGGTGTGGGACAGGGTTATGCTGTTATAATTGAAAGGGTATAA
- a CDS encoding 2-(1,2-epoxy-1,2-dihydrophenyl)acetyl-CoA isomerase → MNFIKYHIENSVGFITLNRPDVLNSFNREMALELQDVLDKCRDNKNIRCIYISAEGRAFCAGQDLAEVVSKEGPELQNIVKEHYNPIIERIRNIEKPVVCAVNGVAAGAGANIALACDIVFAAESSSFIQAFSKIGLIPDSGGTFFLPRLIGLQRATALIMLGDKVKATEALAFGMIYKVYADDILQIEAKNVALKLASMPTVGLGLTKRALNQSLTNDLTSQLKLEEELQTQAGKSYDYNEGVNAFLEKRQPVFKGE, encoded by the coding sequence ATGAATTTCATAAAATACCATATCGAAAATTCTGTAGGTTTTATAACCCTTAACAGACCAGATGTTCTCAATAGTTTCAACAGGGAAATGGCTCTTGAGTTGCAGGATGTGCTTGATAAGTGCCGTGATAATAAAAATATTCGTTGTATTTATATTTCGGCAGAAGGAAGGGCTTTTTGTGCTGGTCAGGATTTAGCTGAAGTTGTTTCAAAAGAGGGACCTGAACTTCAAAATATAGTAAAAGAACACTACAATCCAATTATTGAACGAATTCGCAACATTGAAAAACCAGTGGTTTGTGCCGTTAATGGTGTTGCTGCAGGAGCAGGTGCTAACATAGCTTTGGCTTGCGACATTGTTTTTGCAGCAGAATCCTCCTCATTTATTCAGGCTTTTAGTAAGATTGGACTAATTCCTGACAGCGGGGGAACTTTCTTTCTCCCCAGACTAATAGGTTTACAAAGAGCAACTGCTTTAATAATGCTTGGAGACAAAGTAAAGGCAACTGAAGCTCTTGCCTTTGGAATGATTTACAAAGTATATGCAGATGATATTCTGCAAATTGAAGCAAAAAATGTTGCCCTAAAACTTGCATCAATGCCTACAGTAGGCTTGGGTTTAACAAAAAGAGCCTTAAACCAATCATTAACCAATGATTTAACCTCGCAATTAAAATTAGAAGAAGAATTACAAACACAGGCCGGAAAATCATACGACTACAATGAAGGTGTAAATGCTTTTCTTGAAAAACGTCAACCGGTATTTAAAGGAGAATAA
- the rluF gene encoding 23S rRNA pseudouridine(2604) synthase RluF, whose product MLETNSEQKRINKYISETGICSRRAADKLIEETRVTVNGITAVMGTKVTTQDLVEIDGIPVKQKKEPIYIAFNKPPGITSTTDSKDKDNIIDYINFPERIFPVGRLDKPSEGLIFLTNDGDIVNKILRAKNNHEKEYVVTVNKLINHDFIKKMGNGLPILDTITQKCKVVKEGEYSFRIILTQGLNRQIRRMCDFLGYQVIELVRIRIMNITLSGLKHGEWRYLTSEEIKVINKLVQYSAKTQDASFNLNTDFE is encoded by the coding sequence ATGTTGGAAACAAATAGCGAACAAAAAAGGATTAATAAGTATATCAGTGAAACTGGAATATGTTCCAGGAGGGCTGCAGATAAATTAATTGAAGAAACTCGTGTTACAGTTAACGGAATCACGGCAGTAATGGGTACAAAGGTAACCACACAAGATCTTGTGGAAATTGACGGAATTCCGGTTAAACAAAAAAAAGAACCAATTTATATTGCTTTTAATAAACCCCCTGGCATCACCTCTACCACTGATTCAAAGGACAAGGACAACATCATTGATTACATTAATTTCCCCGAAAGAATCTTTCCTGTTGGGCGCCTTGATAAACCTTCAGAAGGACTTATTTTCCTTACAAACGATGGCGATATTGTAAATAAAATATTAAGGGCAAAAAACAACCATGAAAAAGAATATGTAGTGACCGTGAACAAATTAATTAACCATGATTTTATTAAAAAAATGGGAAATGGTTTACCTATACTTGACACTATTACTCAAAAATGCAAAGTTGTAAAAGAAGGGGAATACTCATTCAGAATAATATTAACACAAGGCTTGAACAGGCAAATAAGGAGAATGTGCGATTTTTTAGGATATCAGGTAATTGAACTTGTACGCATTCGAATAATGAATATAACCCTCTCTGGATTAAAACATGGAGAATGGCGTTACCTAACAAGTGAGGAAATAAAAGTAATAAATAAACTTGTTCAATATTCGGCTAAAACTCAGGATGCTTCCTTCAATCTCAATACTGATTTTGAATGA
- a CDS encoding glycosyltransferase → MPKILRILNRFNLGGPTYNAALLSKHMAPEFETMLVGGEKDETEETSLFIVKNLGLEPVILSDMKRSVNPTSDLKAYYKLKSIIKEFKPDIVHTHAAKAGFIGRLAAHHCNVPVIVHTFHGHVFHSYFNSAKTGIYKNLERYAAGISSGIIAISDKQKHEIATIHKICAPDKIKVIPLGFDLMKFQENSSEKRRSFRATYGIEDNEIAIGIIGRLVPIKNHSLFLNALKIVLEKTTKNIRAFIIGDGQERSKLELLANNLNIEFTSGETKEKLPLTFTSWIKDIDWANAGMDIIALTSLNEGTPVSLIEAQAAAKPIVTTAVGGIEDVVIPQKTALLSPSGDYEGFAENLLNLIENDDLRKKMNILGPDFVNKKFQYPRLINDMKLYYHSLLKTVNSKESSM, encoded by the coding sequence ATGCCTAAAATCCTCCGTATTTTAAATCGCTTCAATTTAGGTGGTCCAACGTATAATGCTGCTTTGCTTAGTAAGCATATGGCTCCTGAATTTGAAACAATGCTTGTTGGGGGAGAAAAAGACGAAACAGAAGAAACTTCCCTTTTTATTGTAAAGAATCTTGGACTGGAACCAGTTATTTTATCTGATATGAAAAGATCAGTTAACCCTACCTCTGACTTAAAGGCGTATTACAAACTTAAAAGCATAATAAAAGAGTTCAAACCCGATATAGTGCACACTCATGCTGCAAAAGCAGGGTTCATAGGACGACTGGCTGCACATCACTGCAATGTCCCTGTTATTGTACATACCTTCCACGGGCATGTTTTTCATTCTTATTTTAATTCAGCCAAAACAGGGATATATAAAAATCTTGAACGTTATGCCGCTGGTATTTCAAGTGGAATTATTGCAATTAGTGATAAACAAAAACATGAAATTGCTACTATTCACAAAATTTGTGCTCCAGATAAAATAAAAGTTATTCCCCTGGGATTTGACCTGATGAAATTCCAGGAAAATTCTTCGGAAAAAAGAAGATCTTTTAGGGCAACTTATGGCATAGAAGACAATGAAATTGCAATAGGCATAATAGGAAGGCTAGTTCCTATTAAAAACCACAGCTTGTTTTTAAACGCTTTGAAAATTGTGCTTGAAAAAACAACAAAAAATATTAGGGCTTTTATTATCGGTGATGGACAAGAAAGATCAAAATTGGAATTACTGGCAAATAATTTAAATATTGAGTTTACAAGCGGTGAAACAAAGGAAAAGTTGCCTCTTACATTTACCTCCTGGATTAAGGATATCGATTGGGCCAATGCTGGAATGGATATTATTGCTCTTACTTCCCTTAATGAAGGAACACCCGTTAGTTTAATTGAAGCCCAGGCAGCAGCAAAGCCAATTGTTACAACAGCAGTTGGTGGAATTGAAGACGTGGTAATTCCCCAGAAAACAGCCTTGCTTTCACCATCAGGAGATTATGAAGGGTTCGCTGAAAACTTGTTAAATCTTATTGAAAATGATGATTTGAGAAAAAAAATGAACATCCTGGGACCTGATTTTGTAAACAAAAAATTCCAGTATCCCAGACTAATAAACGATATGAAATTGTATTACCATTCATTATTAAAGACAGTAAATTCAAAAGAAAGTTCGATGTAA
- a CDS encoding polysaccharide biosynthesis/export family protein, with amino-acid sequence MLKTLLTALAGIVILSGCNFNSSIMLRTKKDFKYSIPTDSTQLAEYKISSNDLIDFRIFTNDGFKLIDLTSLSESGNAASVTRTRFSQEYLVEHDGMMKLPILGRLDVKGMTIREAEKFLEEKYSEFYIKPFILMNVINRRVIVFPGQHGAARVIPLNNNNTTLIEALALAGGIAQIGKAKKIKLIRGNLTNPEVFLIDLSTINGMQQADLVLQANDVIYVEPRLRITQGAVSEIAPLISLITSAILLYTFSTRIF; translated from the coding sequence ATGCTCAAAACACTTTTAACTGCACTTGCTGGAATTGTGATTCTTTCTGGTTGCAATTTTAATTCTAGCATTATGCTTAGAACAAAAAAAGATTTCAAATATTCTATTCCTACTGATTCAACACAATTAGCTGAGTATAAAATATCCTCCAATGACCTTATTGATTTTAGAATTTTTACCAATGATGGTTTTAAATTAATAGATTTAACCTCCTTGAGTGAATCAGGAAACGCAGCTTCAGTAACAAGAACAAGATTTTCTCAAGAATACCTTGTGGAGCATGATGGAATGATGAAACTTCCTATTCTGGGTAGATTAGATGTAAAAGGAATGACAATAAGAGAAGCCGAAAAATTTCTGGAAGAAAAATATTCGGAATTTTACATCAAACCATTCATCCTAATGAATGTAATAAACCGAAGAGTAATTGTTTTTCCCGGACAACATGGTGCTGCTCGGGTTATTCCTCTTAACAACAACAACACTACGCTTATTGAGGCTCTTGCTCTGGCTGGGGGTATCGCACAGATTGGAAAAGCAAAAAAAATTAAATTAATCCGCGGAAATTTGACTAACCCGGAAGTTTTCCTTATTGATCTTTCAACCATTAATGGAATGCAACAAGCTGATTTAGTATTGCAGGCTAATGATGTTATTTATGTTGAACCAAGATTGAGAATTACACAGGGGGCTGTTTCTGAAATTGCACCTTTAATCAGTTTGATTACCAGCGCAATACTGCTTTACACATTTTCAACAAGAATTTTCTGA
- the paaA gene encoding 1,2-phenylacetyl-CoA epoxidase subunit A encodes MEEAQKLENFQARIDKGLKIEPKDWMPEKYRKQLIRMISQHAHSEIVGMLPEGNWITRAPSLRRKAILLAKVQDEAGHGLYLYSAAETLGIDRGELLEQLYSGKAKYSSIFNYPSLTWADIGAIGWLVDGAAIMNQTMLAKGSYGPYSRAMVRICKEESFHNRQGYEIMLTLANGTTEQKEMAQDAFNRWWWPSVMMLGPSDADSTNSDELMRWKVKLESNDSIRQRFIDRTVPQADFLGLTVPDKDLKFNEKTGHYEHGPINWDEFFNVIKGNGPCNKERLEARTKADRNGLWVREAANAYAEKQRIKTKAEEKQA; translated from the coding sequence ATGGAAGAAGCACAAAAACTTGAAAATTTCCAGGCTAGAATTGACAAAGGCCTTAAAATAGAACCAAAAGATTGGATGCCGGAAAAATACCGTAAACAATTAATACGCATGATTTCTCAACATGCGCATTCAGAAATTGTTGGCATGCTTCCTGAAGGAAACTGGATTACCAGGGCACCAAGCTTGCGAAGGAAAGCCATATTACTTGCAAAAGTTCAGGATGAGGCAGGCCATGGGCTTTATTTATATAGTGCTGCAGAAACACTAGGAATTGACAGAGGAGAATTACTTGAACAATTGTATTCTGGAAAAGCAAAATATTCCAGTATTTTCAATTATCCTTCCCTTACCTGGGCAGATATAGGTGCTATAGGATGGCTGGTTGACGGGGCTGCAATTATGAATCAAACAATGCTTGCAAAGGGTTCTTATGGCCCTTATTCAAGAGCAATGGTCAGGATTTGTAAAGAAGAAAGCTTCCACAACAGACAAGGTTATGAAATTATGCTAACCCTTGCAAATGGTACTACTGAACAAAAAGAAATGGCTCAAGATGCCTTTAACCGATGGTGGTGGCCTTCAGTTATGATGCTCGGACCTTCTGACGCTGACTCTACAAACTCTGATGAACTTATGAGATGGAAAGTAAAATTGGAATCCAATGACTCTATAAGACAAAGATTTATTGATCGAACTGTGCCTCAAGCTGATTTCCTAGGTCTTACTGTCCCTGATAAGGATTTGAAATTCAATGAAAAAACAGGCCATTACGAACATGGACCTATCAACTGGGACGAGTTTTTTAATGTGATAAAGGGAAATGGCCCTTGCAACAAAGAAAGACTGGAGGCCAGAACTAAAGCAGATAGAAATGGTTTATGGGTAAGAGAAGCGGCTAATGCATATGCTGAGAAACAAAGAATAAAAACAAAAGCAGAAGAAAAGCAAGCTTAA
- a CDS encoding 2Fe-2S iron-sulfur cluster binding domain-containing protein, translating into MAKFFNLQVSDITRETADSVSVAFNIPQDAVDSFKFTQGQYLTFKVNIDGEELRRSYSICTSPLEKEIRIAVKKVIDGRVSTYFNEKLKIGETIQAMPPMGNFYTALNSSNKKHYVLFAGGSGITPMLSILKTTLDVEPKSRITLFYGNQDEVSIIFKKQLDKLEEKNKERLKIYHILNSPKDEQNKIDPLFTGIMVPEKNQALIGRFINLNEDNEYLICGPSGMMSSIVEALNFLKVDKSRVHLEYFASPVDTSEVVEKNEINLPGNTTFESRVTIICDGEETVVTLGADDVILDAALDANVDAPYACRGGSCCTCRAKLIEGKVVMKVNYALLDNEVAQGYILTCQSMPVTPTVIVNYDKGN; encoded by the coding sequence ATGGCAAAATTTTTTAATTTACAAGTATCAGATATAACAAGAGAAACTGCTGATAGCGTTTCCGTGGCTTTTAATATTCCACAAGATGCTGTTGATTCCTTTAAATTTACTCAGGGTCAATATTTAACTTTTAAAGTAAATATAGATGGAGAGGAATTAAGAAGATCTTATTCCATTTGCACAAGTCCGCTTGAAAAAGAAATAAGAATAGCTGTAAAAAAGGTCATAGATGGTAGAGTTTCCACCTATTTTAATGAAAAATTAAAGATAGGGGAAACCATACAAGCCATGCCACCAATGGGGAATTTCTATACTGCCCTTAATTCCTCCAACAAAAAACATTATGTTTTATTTGCAGGAGGAAGTGGAATTACACCCATGCTATCGATATTAAAGACCACACTTGATGTGGAACCCAAAAGCAGGATTACCCTATTTTATGGTAACCAGGATGAAGTATCAATTATATTCAAAAAACAACTGGACAAATTAGAGGAAAAAAACAAGGAAAGATTGAAAATATATCATATCCTTAATAGCCCTAAAGATGAACAAAATAAGATCGATCCATTATTTACCGGAATTATGGTGCCTGAAAAAAACCAGGCTTTAATTGGTCGCTTTATTAATTTAAATGAAGATAATGAATATTTAATATGTGGTCCTTCCGGAATGATGAGTAGCATTGTAGAAGCATTGAATTTTTTAAAAGTGGATAAATCCAGGGTTCATCTTGAATATTTTGCATCTCCTGTTGATACTTCTGAAGTTGTTGAAAAGAATGAAATAAATCTTCCAGGGAATACTACATTTGAGAGCCGTGTAACTATTATTTGTGATGGAGAGGAAACAGTAGTAACTTTAGGAGCAGATGATGTTATTCTTGATGCTGCGCTTGATGCAAATGTAGATGCTCCATACGCTTGCAGGGGAGGATCATGCTGCACTTGCAGAGCGAAATTAATAGAAGGTAAGGTTGTAATGAAAGTAAATTACGCTTTGCTGGACAATGAGGTTGCTCAGGGATACATATTAACTTGTCAGTCCATGCCTGTTACGCCTACAGTTATAGTAAATTACGATAAAGGCAATTAA
- a CDS encoding NAD(P)-binding domain-containing protein — translation MEFTKSTVIGVIGSGAMGAGIAQVAATSGHRVVLFDSNNKALEKSKNNLSITLEKLIEKGKIDQETAQNIFKRIVFAHDMDSFKNCGIVIEAIVENLDVKQAVFHHVETIVTEDCVLASNTSSLSIASIASACEKPQRVLGIHFFNPAPVMPLVEIIPAISTNEVLLIETKKLIDSWGKTTVLAKDTPGFIVNRIARPFYSEAIRIHEEGIADFATIDWAMKEIGGFRMGPFELMDFIGNDINYKVTETIWEQFFYDPRYKPSLTQKRLFEAKHFGKKAGKGYYDYSPNAIVLNPDKNFEKAEAIFLRIFAMLVNEAADALFWQVASKEDIDLAMVKGVNYPKGLLSWADEIGLDKVVNLMENLRKEYNEDRYRTSTLLKQMLKNGINFYS, via the coding sequence ATGGAGTTTACAAAAAGTACAGTAATAGGAGTAATTGGATCTGGAGCAATGGGTGCTGGTATCGCACAAGTTGCAGCAACTTCAGGTCATCGTGTTGTTTTATTTGACAGCAATAATAAGGCCTTGGAAAAATCCAAAAACAATCTATCAATAACACTTGAAAAACTTATTGAAAAAGGAAAAATCGACCAGGAAACTGCTCAAAATATTTTTAAGCGTATTGTTTTCGCCCACGATATGGATTCTTTTAAAAATTGTGGAATTGTGATAGAAGCTATTGTTGAAAATCTTGATGTAAAACAAGCGGTGTTCCATCATGTAGAAACAATTGTAACAGAGGATTGCGTACTTGCTTCGAATACTTCATCCCTATCAATTGCTTCAATTGCATCTGCTTGCGAAAAACCTCAAAGAGTATTGGGAATTCATTTCTTTAATCCCGCTCCAGTTATGCCGCTTGTCGAAATTATTCCCGCAATTTCTACCAATGAAGTCCTTTTAATTGAAACCAAAAAATTAATTGACTCCTGGGGAAAAACAACTGTTTTGGCAAAAGACACACCTGGCTTTATTGTTAATCGTATTGCCAGGCCATTCTACAGCGAAGCCATCCGTATTCACGAGGAAGGAATCGCTGATTTTGCAACAATTGATTGGGCAATGAAAGAAATAGGCGGTTTCAGAATGGGGCCTTTCGAATTGATGGATTTTATTGGAAATGATATTAATTATAAAGTTACAGAAACCATTTGGGAGCAATTTTTCTATGATCCTCGCTATAAGCCATCATTAACTCAGAAAAGACTTTTTGAGGCAAAACATTTTGGAAAAAAAGCAGGTAAAGGTTATTATGATTATTCTCCAAATGCAATTGTTCTTAATCCTGATAAAAATTTCGAAAAGGCTGAAGCAATTTTTTTACGCATTTTTGCAATGCTGGTAAACGAAGCAGCTGATGCCCTCTTTTGGCAGGTTGCATCAAAAGAAGATATAGATTTGGCAATGGTAAAAGGGGTAAATTATCCAAAGGGACTTTTAAGCTGGGCGGATGAAATTGGTTTGGATAAAGTTGTTAACCTTATGGAAAATTTAAGGAAAGAATACAATGAAGACCGCTACCGTACAAGCACATTACTTAAACAAATGCTGAAAAATGGAATTAATTTTTATTCTTAA